The following proteins are encoded in a genomic region of Streptomyces collinus Tu 365:
- a CDS encoding FtsX-like permease family protein produces MITAWARGLTRHRAGRLLAALAGIALAVALIAALGSFLTASKATMTQRAVRSVAVDWQVQVQPGADTNPVLSLIRKSPGTRAALPVGFAHTSGFTAQVQGSTQTTGPGMALGLPDGYRGRFPGEIRPLSGSSDGVLLAQQTASNLHAAPGDTIGVRLPGVGVRQVKVDGVIDLPQADSLFQTVGAPSQSQPTAPPDNVVLLPAAQFASLTRGATGVTTQIHVARDDSGLPSDPAAAFTTVTGAAHNLEARSSGAALVGNNVGAALDSARQDALYAQILFLFLGVPGAVLAAALTAAVAAAGGERRRQEQGLLRLRGLRPRQITALAVLEAALIAVVGGLAGVALAALTGRLAFGTVSFGSGGTWALWYAIAFVLGAAVAAGAVLVPALRDLRTLTVSDTRKEGGARSTRNPWWMRYGLDFLLLIGSWLVFRASSGNQYALVLAPEGVPSISVSYWAFLGPALLWIGSALLLWRLTLLALTHGRPLLARLARPLTASLAGTTAAVLSRRRRPLARSVVLLALAVSFAVSTAVFNSTYKQQAEVDARLTNGADVTVVQPPGAHTPPSAASTLKIAGVRHVEPLQHRFAYVGSDLQDLYGVRPDTIARATSLQNAYFSGGTAAQLMHQLAQRPDNLLVSAETVNDFQLLPGDTVNLRIQDARTHALRPVPFHYAGIVKEFPTAPKDSFFVANATYIAKTTGSDAVGAFLLDTGATHQRQIAARLRHQLGTAATVTDLTQTRGTVGTSLTSVDLAGLTRIELAFAVLLAAGAGGLVLALGLAERRRTFAIASVLGAKKHQLRGMVLTEALLLIIGGLAGGALIGWALSDMLVKVLTGVFDPPPSALAVPGSYLALTALAALLAVLAAALNGIRRAKRPAVEELRDL; encoded by the coding sequence ATGATCACCGCATGGGCGCGCGGACTGACCCGGCACCGGGCAGGACGGCTGCTGGCCGCACTGGCCGGGATCGCCCTCGCGGTCGCGCTCATCGCCGCCCTCGGCTCCTTCCTCACCGCGTCGAAAGCGACCATGACCCAGCGCGCGGTGCGCTCCGTCGCCGTCGACTGGCAGGTCCAGGTCCAGCCGGGCGCCGATACGAACCCCGTGCTGTCACTCATCCGCAAGAGCCCCGGGACCCGCGCCGCCCTGCCGGTCGGCTTCGCCCACACCTCCGGCTTCACCGCCCAGGTCCAGGGCAGCACCCAGACCACCGGCCCCGGGATGGCGCTCGGTCTGCCCGACGGCTACCGCGGCCGGTTCCCCGGCGAGATCCGTCCCCTCTCCGGCTCCTCCGACGGTGTGCTGCTGGCCCAGCAGACCGCGTCCAACCTGCACGCCGCCCCCGGCGACACGATCGGCGTCCGCCTGCCCGGCGTCGGCGTGCGCCAGGTGAAGGTCGACGGCGTGATCGACCTGCCCCAGGCCGACTCGCTCTTCCAGACCGTCGGCGCCCCCAGCCAGTCCCAGCCGACCGCACCCCCCGACAACGTCGTCCTGCTGCCCGCGGCACAGTTCGCCTCGCTGACCCGGGGCGCCACCGGCGTCACCACCCAGATCCACGTCGCCCGCGACGACAGCGGGCTGCCCTCCGATCCGGCCGCCGCGTTCACCACGGTCACGGGTGCCGCGCACAACCTCGAAGCCCGCTCATCCGGGGCCGCGCTCGTCGGCAACAACGTCGGCGCCGCCCTGGACTCCGCCCGCCAGGACGCCCTCTACGCGCAGATCCTCTTCCTCTTCCTCGGCGTCCCCGGCGCCGTCCTGGCCGCCGCGCTGACTGCTGCGGTCGCCGCCGCTGGGGGCGAGCGGCGCCGCCAGGAGCAGGGACTGCTGCGGCTGCGCGGCCTTCGCCCCCGCCAGATCACCGCCCTCGCCGTCCTGGAGGCGGCACTGATAGCCGTGGTCGGCGGCCTGGCGGGCGTCGCTCTCGCCGCGCTGACCGGCCGCCTCGCCTTCGGTACCGTGTCGTTCGGGAGCGGGGGCACCTGGGCCCTGTGGTACGCCATCGCTTTCGTTCTCGGTGCCGCCGTCGCCGCCGGCGCCGTCCTCGTGCCCGCCCTGCGCGACCTGCGCACGCTCACCGTGTCCGACACCCGCAAGGAGGGGGGCGCCCGCAGCACCCGCAACCCGTGGTGGATGCGGTACGGCCTGGACTTCCTGCTGCTGATCGGCTCCTGGCTCGTCTTCCGAGCCTCGTCCGGAAACCAGTACGCCCTCGTCCTGGCCCCCGAAGGCGTCCCCAGCATCTCGGTGTCGTACTGGGCCTTCCTCGGCCCGGCCCTGCTGTGGATCGGCTCCGCCCTGCTGTTGTGGCGCCTGACCCTTCTGGCCCTCACCCACGGTCGGCCCCTCCTGGCCCGGCTGGCGCGCCCTCTGACCGCCTCACTCGCCGGGACCACGGCCGCCGTGCTCTCCCGGCGTCGGCGTCCCCTCGCCCGCTCGGTGGTCCTCCTCGCCCTTGCCGTGTCCTTCGCCGTGTCGACCGCCGTCTTCAACTCCACCTACAAGCAGCAGGCCGAGGTCGACGCCCGGCTGACCAACGGCGCCGACGTCACCGTCGTCCAACCCCCCGGCGCACACACCCCGCCCAGCGCCGCAAGCACCCTGAAAATCGCCGGCGTGCGGCACGTCGAGCCGCTCCAGCACCGCTTCGCCTATGTCGGCTCCGACCTGCAGGACCTCTACGGTGTCCGCCCGGACACCATCGCCCGGGCCACCTCCCTGCAGAACGCCTACTTCTCCGGCGGCACCGCGGCCCAGCTGATGCACCAGCTCGCCCAGCGGCCCGACAACCTGCTGGTCAGCGCGGAGACGGTCAACGACTTCCAGCTCCTCCCGGGCGACACGGTCAACCTGCGCATCCAGGACGCCCGCACCCACGCCCTGCGCCCCGTCCCGTTCCACTACGCCGGCATCGTCAAGGAGTTTCCCACCGCCCCCAAGGACAGCTTCTTCGTCGCCAACGCCACCTACATCGCCAAGACCACCGGCAGCGACGCCGTCGGCGCCTTCCTCCTCGACACCGGCGCGACCCACCAACGGCAGATCGCCGCCCGACTGCGCCACCAGCTCGGCACCGCCGCCACCGTCACGGACCTCACCCAGACCCGCGGCACCGTCGGAACCAGCCTCACCTCCGTCGACCTGGCCGGCCTGACCCGCATCGAACTCGCCTTCGCCGTCCTGCTGGCCGCCGGAGCCGGAGGACTCGTCCTCGCCCTCGGCCTCGCCGAACGCCGCCGCACCTTCGCCATCGCCTCCGTTCTCGGTGCGAAGAAGCATCAGCTGCGCGGCATGGTCCTCACCGAAGCCCTCCTGCTGATCATCGGCGGGCTGGCCGGGGGCGCCCTCATCGGCTGGGCCCTGTCCGACATGCTGGTCAAGGTACTGACCGGCGTCTTCGACCCACCCCCCTCGGCTCTTGCGGTCCCCGGCTCCTACCTGGCGCTCACCGCGCTCGCCGCGCTGCTGGCCGTGCTGGCCGCAGCCCTGAACGGCATCCGGCGGGCCAAGCGCCCCGCGGTCGAGGAGCTGCGAGACCTGTGA
- a CDS encoding response regulator transcription factor — protein MRPPALPDHDRPRVLVVEDDDTIGRHLETGLRSNGYASHWSRTGEGALAETARTPYDALLLDLGLPDADGIDIARTLRARLPDLLIIILTARTDDIDVIAGLDAGADDYLVKPFSLTVLLARLRAHLRRRTPTTTAIPLRLGDLVVDTVARRCTLHGADVPLRPKEFELLALLGRHAGQAVSRETLMAEVWDENWFGSTKTLDVTMAGLRRRLAEATQTASRPARLPRITTLRGHGYRLEC, from the coding sequence ATGCGCCCACCCGCCCTGCCGGACCACGACCGCCCCCGCGTCCTCGTCGTCGAGGACGACGACACCATCGGCCGCCACCTGGAAACCGGCCTGCGCAGCAACGGCTACGCATCCCACTGGAGTCGCACCGGCGAGGGTGCCCTCGCCGAAACCGCCCGCACGCCCTACGACGCCCTGCTCCTGGACCTCGGCCTGCCCGACGCGGACGGCATCGACATCGCCCGCACGCTGCGCGCCCGCCTCCCCGACCTGTTGATCATCATCCTCACCGCACGCACCGACGACATCGACGTGATCGCCGGCCTGGACGCCGGAGCCGACGACTACCTCGTCAAACCGTTCAGCCTGACCGTCCTGCTCGCCCGCCTCCGCGCCCACCTGCGCCGCCGCACCCCGACCACGACCGCGATCCCGCTCCGGCTCGGCGACCTCGTCGTCGACACCGTGGCCCGCCGCTGCACCCTGCACGGCGCGGACGTCCCCCTGCGCCCGAAGGAGTTCGAACTGCTCGCCCTTCTCGGGCGCCACGCGGGACAAGCCGTCTCCCGTGAGACGCTGATGGCCGAGGTCTGGGACGAGAACTGGTTCGGCTCCACCAAAACCCTCGACGTCACCATGGCCGGCCTGCGCCGTCGCCTCGCCGAAGCCACCCAAACGGCTTCCCGCCCGGCCCGGTTGCCCCGCATCACCACGCTCAGGGGACACGGCTACCGCCTGGAGTGCTGA
- a CDS encoding LuxR family transcriptional regulator gives MGARSLTGRHELLDTARAELTARPGVLFHGPPGIGKSTLVAALMASLTTDAPSAVTVLHCSPAEEDARLPFVGLVDLFAPVPESCLEPLAPEPRAALRAALLHGPEPADGRGRLAVRLAVLEVLRALAATGPVVLVVDGLQWLDAPTAEVLAFAVRRLGGLDIRVVAAERVADGEQPDRLRCCPPGTTELPVHALTDDEVAHLVRTGVGTDLPPGVLRSVQDTAAGNPLYALELGRAAALRGPAPLPSGPTPPVPRRLRTLVLDQVRTLPAPARRTLLVTSAAARPDLALLHAAGLPDPATDLADAERLGITTTDARGTIRFRHPLLRAAVYADAPEPGRRQAHALLAHALTEPVEQARHLAHARPHQDEDTARTLMSAAEYARRDGALGAARELALLAARRTPGDRPADRADRLLAAAEYACDAGQLEEAGEAAETVLAESRSARRRVRARLILLRNAGQALEGAQALIEEGLRDAHGDPEAEAWLHHWAAVRGLLCGELAEAGGHARHAARQAAVAGDTETRIGALATLARVRSLAGEAVAADATLEEALALAGGVDGGPQSWRLVRMRAILALDSDRVPEAHEQVTELLPTVEEFAGVEEVMATLVSLTRIQVRAGQCPEALRTAARCAQTMARTAPALYASALAAVAGGTAEDARRLAEQAVRASEADGDRLFLLRSLAVLGQAELLTGDPQGAASAVEALQRVRELGAAMCAADPPLLHWYGDLAEALVLLGETEQGGAVVREARARVSGDTPGSVLAALERAEGLREAGIGRAREGAARLCAALDRLRPLPLPLEVVRTLIALGAVERRARRRSAARTALTEALETATRIGAAPLAARAREELARLDAGDRGGEAGGGTPELTPTEARIAELVGGGATNREVAAELFISVKTVEGTLSRVYRKIGVRSRTALAHAMAVAVIASGAAVDSVDDGQAGSLDAAVTISQPSRSQARRALDTRR, from the coding sequence GTGGGAGCACGGTCGCTGACCGGGCGCCACGAGCTGCTCGACACCGCCCGGGCCGAACTGACGGCCCGTCCCGGAGTGCTCTTCCACGGCCCCCCGGGGATCGGCAAGTCCACGCTCGTGGCGGCCCTCATGGCGTCCCTGACCACGGATGCCCCGTCGGCGGTCACCGTGCTGCACTGCTCCCCGGCCGAGGAGGACGCCCGGCTCCCGTTCGTCGGCCTCGTCGACCTGTTCGCGCCGGTACCGGAGAGCTGCCTCGAACCCCTCGCGCCCGAGCCCCGGGCAGCACTGAGGGCGGCCCTGCTGCACGGCCCGGAACCCGCGGACGGACGCGGCCGTCTCGCGGTACGCCTCGCTGTCCTGGAGGTGCTGCGCGCGCTGGCCGCCACCGGCCCCGTCGTGCTGGTCGTCGACGGTCTGCAGTGGCTCGACGCACCCACCGCCGAGGTACTCGCCTTCGCCGTACGCCGCTTGGGCGGCCTCGACATACGCGTGGTGGCCGCCGAGCGCGTGGCGGACGGTGAACAGCCCGACCGGCTGCGCTGCTGCCCGCCGGGCACCACCGAACTTCCGGTGCATGCGCTGACGGACGACGAGGTCGCCCATCTGGTGCGCACCGGCGTCGGCACCGACCTGCCCCCGGGAGTGCTGCGGTCCGTCCAGGACACGGCCGCCGGAAACCCCCTGTACGCCCTGGAGCTGGGGCGGGCCGCGGCTCTGCGCGGCCCGGCACCCCTGCCCTCGGGCCCGACACCGCCCGTGCCCCGAAGACTGCGCACCCTGGTCCTGGACCAGGTGCGCACACTGCCCGCGCCGGCCCGGCGCACCCTCCTGGTCACGAGCGCCGCCGCCCGCCCCGACCTCGCCCTGCTGCACGCCGCCGGACTCCCCGATCCCGCCACGGATCTGGCCGATGCCGAACGCCTCGGCATCACAACGACCGACGCCCGCGGAACCATACGCTTCCGGCATCCGCTGCTCCGTGCCGCCGTCTATGCCGACGCCCCGGAACCCGGCCGCCGGCAGGCGCACGCGCTGCTGGCCCACGCGCTCACCGAGCCCGTCGAGCAGGCCCGCCATCTCGCCCACGCCCGTCCGCACCAGGACGAGGACACCGCCCGCACCCTGATGTCCGCGGCGGAGTACGCCCGCCGCGACGGCGCGCTCGGTGCCGCCCGCGAGCTGGCCTTGCTCGCCGCCCGCCGCACCCCCGGCGACCGGCCCGCGGACCGGGCCGACCGGCTGCTGGCCGCGGCGGAGTACGCGTGCGACGCCGGGCAGCTGGAGGAGGCGGGTGAGGCCGCCGAGACGGTACTCGCCGAGTCGCGCTCGGCTCGCCGGCGGGTACGGGCCCGGCTGATCCTGCTGCGCAACGCCGGGCAGGCACTGGAGGGTGCCCAAGCCCTGATCGAGGAGGGCCTCCGGGACGCCCACGGCGATCCGGAGGCCGAAGCATGGCTCCACCACTGGGCGGCCGTACGCGGGCTGCTCTGCGGGGAGTTGGCGGAGGCCGGCGGCCACGCACGGCACGCCGCCCGGCAGGCGGCCGTGGCGGGCGACACGGAGACCCGGATCGGGGCGCTCGCCACCCTCGCCCGGGTGCGGTCCCTGGCCGGCGAAGCGGTCGCGGCGGACGCCACGCTGGAGGAGGCGCTCGCCCTGGCCGGTGGCGTCGACGGCGGTCCGCAGAGCTGGCGGCTGGTCCGGATGCGGGCGATTTTGGCCCTCGACTCCGACAGGGTGCCCGAGGCACACGAGCAGGTGACCGAACTCCTGCCCACGGTCGAGGAGTTCGCCGGCGTCGAGGAGGTCATGGCGACCCTGGTGTCGCTGACCCGGATCCAGGTGCGGGCCGGACAGTGCCCCGAGGCGCTGCGGACCGCGGCACGCTGCGCACAGACCATGGCCCGAACGGCCCCGGCCCTGTACGCGTCCGCACTGGCGGCCGTCGCGGGCGGCACCGCGGAGGACGCCCGGCGGCTGGCCGAACAGGCGGTACGGGCCTCGGAGGCCGACGGCGACCGGCTGTTCCTGCTGCGCTCGCTGGCCGTGCTCGGACAGGCCGAACTGCTCACCGGCGACCCCCAGGGAGCGGCGTCCGCGGTCGAGGCGTTGCAGCGCGTCAGGGAACTCGGGGCGGCCATGTGCGCCGCCGACCCGCCCCTGCTGCACTGGTACGGCGACCTGGCCGAAGCCCTCGTCCTCCTGGGCGAGACGGAACAGGGCGGGGCCGTCGTCCGCGAGGCCCGCGCCCGTGTGTCCGGCGATACGCCCGGCAGCGTGCTGGCGGCTCTGGAGCGGGCGGAGGGACTCCGCGAGGCGGGGATCGGCCGGGCGAGAGAGGGGGCGGCGCGGCTGTGTGCCGCCCTTGACCGGCTGCGCCCGCTCCCCCTGCCCCTGGAGGTGGTACGCACCCTGATCGCGCTCGGTGCGGTCGAGCGCCGTGCGCGCCGCAGGAGCGCGGCGCGCACGGCCCTCACCGAGGCGCTGGAGACCGCCACACGGATCGGCGCCGCTCCGCTGGCGGCCCGGGCCAGGGAGGAGCTGGCCCGGCTGGACGCCGGGGACCGCGGCGGTGAGGCGGGCGGGGGCACGCCCGAACTCACGCCCACGGAGGCCAGGATCGCCGAGCTGGTCGGGGGCGGGGCCACCAACCGGGAAGTCGCGGCGGAGCTGTTCATCAGCGTCAAGACGGTGGAGGGGACCCTGTCGCGGGTCTACCGCAAGATCGGAGTGCGTTCGCGTACCGCGCTCGCCCATGCGATGGCGGTCGCCGTCATCGCCTCCGGGGCGGCCGTCGACTCCGTTGACGATGGTCAAGCGGGCTCCTTGGACGCGGCTGTGACGATCAGTCAACCCAGCCGTTCCCAGGCTCGTCGCGCTCTCGACACACGGCGTTGA
- a CDS encoding S53 family peptidase, which yields MKSRLKLLGLVAAPALVTAVVPAAHAATAPQPNSTRTAIAGDVLPGLKQNAARTGKVAADKRISVAISLTPRGGKALDTFVAKVSDPRSGSYGHYLTKHQFAARFGRTDAEIGQLKDYLRAQGLTVGTVHSGNLLVDASGTAAQLEKAFGTKLSTWKDASTGRAFYANDSAPTLPGALASLVSDVAGLNNRVHLHHQAPSTVTPHNGPGGGYTPAQLKGGYNVSGTSTGSGQKVALIEFDGFKQSNITSYDNYYGLGSPAPTVKAVDGGSGALGDGQVEVELDIEVLHAIAPKANVTVFEGPNSDAGEVDTYQAIVDSGIPTTSISWGAAESARTTSNLNAVDAVFKAGAAQGLGFYAASGDDGSDDAGDGGTSVDFPASDPYVTGVGGTKLTVTSANAWSKEVAWSGGGGGKSSVFKIPSWQTAVQKSAGGGYRQVPDVSAHANPSPGVSIYSQGSWSSVGGTSAAAPEWAAFAALYNQQAAAAGKANLGFANPALYKANGTGFHDVTSGSNGAYSAGTGWDFTTGWGSYNAATLASKLLG from the coding sequence ATGAAGTCACGTCTGAAACTGCTCGGTCTGGTGGCCGCGCCGGCCCTGGTCACCGCCGTCGTCCCCGCCGCCCATGCCGCGACCGCCCCGCAGCCGAACTCGACGCGTACCGCCATCGCCGGAGACGTCCTGCCGGGCCTGAAGCAGAACGCGGCCCGCACCGGGAAGGTCGCGGCCGACAAGCGCATATCGGTGGCGATCAGCCTGACGCCCAGAGGCGGCAAGGCACTCGACACCTTCGTCGCCAAGGTCAGTGACCCGCGATCCGGTTCCTACGGCCACTACCTGACGAAGCACCAGTTCGCGGCCCGCTTCGGCCGCACCGACGCCGAGATCGGACAGCTCAAGGACTACCTGCGCGCCCAGGGCCTGACCGTGGGCACCGTCCACTCGGGCAACCTGCTGGTCGACGCCAGTGGCACCGCCGCCCAGCTGGAGAAGGCCTTCGGCACCAAGCTGTCGACCTGGAAGGACGCCAGCACGGGGCGTGCCTTCTACGCCAACGACAGCGCGCCGACGCTGCCGGGCGCCCTCGCCTCCCTCGTCAGCGACGTGGCGGGTCTCAACAACCGCGTCCACCTGCACCACCAGGCGCCCTCCACGGTCACCCCGCACAACGGCCCGGGCGGCGGCTACACCCCGGCCCAGCTCAAGGGCGGCTACAACGTCTCCGGTACCAGCACCGGCAGCGGCCAGAAGGTCGCGCTGATCGAGTTCGACGGCTTCAAGCAGTCCAACATCACCTCCTACGACAACTACTACGGCCTGGGCTCGCCCGCCCCAACCGTGAAGGCCGTGGACGGCGGCTCCGGCGCCCTCGGCGACGGCCAGGTCGAGGTCGAGCTCGACATCGAGGTCCTGCACGCGATCGCCCCGAAGGCGAACGTCACCGTCTTCGAGGGCCCCAACTCCGACGCGGGCGAGGTCGACACCTACCAGGCCATCGTCGACAGTGGCATCCCGACCACCTCGATCAGCTGGGGCGCCGCCGAGAGCGCCCGCACCACCTCCAACCTCAACGCGGTGGACGCCGTCTTCAAGGCGGGCGCGGCCCAGGGCCTCGGCTTCTACGCGGCCTCCGGAGACGACGGCTCCGACGACGCGGGCGACGGCGGCACCTCCGTCGACTTCCCGGCCAGCGACCCGTACGTCACCGGCGTCGGCGGCACCAAGCTGACCGTCACCTCGGCCAACGCCTGGAGCAAGGAGGTGGCCTGGTCCGGCGGCGGTGGCGGCAAGTCCTCCGTGTTCAAGATCCCCAGCTGGCAGACGGCGGTGCAGAAGAGCGCCGGCGGCGGCTACCGCCAGGTGCCGGACGTCTCCGCCCACGCCAACCCCAGCCCCGGCGTCTCCATCTACTCGCAGGGCTCCTGGAGCTCGGTCGGCGGCACCAGCGCCGCCGCGCCCGAGTGGGCGGCGTTCGCCGCCCTGTACAACCAGCAGGCCGCGGCGGCCGGCAAGGCGAACCTCGGATTCGCAAACCCCGCCCTCTACAAGGCGAACGGCACCGGCTTCCACGACGTGACCAGCGGCAGCAACGGCGCCTACTCCGCCGGCACCGGCTGGGACTTCACCACCGGCTGGGGCTCGTACAACGCCGCGACGCTGGCGAGCAAGCTGCTCGGCTGA
- a CDS encoding zinc-dependent alcohol dehydrogenase family protein, with translation MSSSMRALVAVKAGEPTDVLRLESLPVPAPEAGQALIRVTAAPIHASDLHVLRGRYGFSLDFPAVGGHMECVGRVATLGPDTEGPNAGERVVVAAIPAVPGPPVAGTWQEYLVIDARRLLPVPDQLSDSTACQLAVNPLTALLLVTRELDAQPGEWLLQTAAGSTVGRLVIQLCRHLGIRTINVVRRRGAVEEITALGGDEVICTEDEDLVQRVAEIAGPAGVRKAVDCVAGPVGAQVSQALAPGGELVVYGALSTHRQTDPAALTIPLQARSVIYETKTVRGFWLNRWFGTTSPEIALRALARVRDLVADEVLSIPQGRPFPLQRFAEAVTLAEAPAHGTKPLFVLEDDRAENGNQRAAG, from the coding sequence ATGTCCTCTTCCATGCGTGCGCTCGTGGCCGTGAAGGCCGGTGAGCCCACCGACGTCCTGCGGCTGGAATCCCTGCCCGTTCCCGCCCCGGAAGCCGGGCAGGCACTGATCCGGGTGACCGCGGCCCCGATCCACGCCAGTGATCTGCACGTGCTGCGCGGCCGCTACGGCTTTTCCCTCGACTTCCCCGCTGTCGGCGGTCACATGGAATGCGTGGGCCGGGTCGCGACCCTGGGCCCGGACACCGAGGGGCCAAACGCCGGCGAGCGGGTGGTGGTCGCCGCGATCCCGGCGGTGCCCGGACCCCCCGTCGCAGGCACCTGGCAGGAGTACCTCGTCATCGACGCCCGAAGGCTCCTGCCGGTACCCGACCAGCTGAGCGACTCCACCGCCTGCCAACTCGCCGTCAACCCCTTGACCGCGCTGCTCCTCGTGACGCGGGAACTCGATGCGCAGCCGGGCGAATGGCTGCTGCAGACGGCCGCCGGCTCCACCGTGGGCCGCCTGGTCATTCAGCTGTGCCGGCATCTGGGGATCCGCACGATCAACGTCGTGCGGCGACGCGGCGCCGTCGAGGAGATCACAGCGCTCGGCGGGGACGAGGTCATCTGTACCGAGGACGAAGACCTGGTGCAGCGTGTGGCCGAGATCGCCGGACCGGCCGGCGTGCGCAAGGCCGTCGACTGTGTCGCGGGCCCCGTCGGCGCCCAGGTCTCCCAGGCACTGGCCCCGGGAGGGGAGCTGGTGGTCTACGGCGCGCTCTCCACCCACCGGCAGACCGACCCCGCGGCACTGACCATCCCGCTGCAGGCACGCTCGGTCATCTACGAGACCAAAACAGTCCGCGGCTTCTGGCTGAACCGCTGGTTCGGCACCACCTCACCCGAAATCGCGCTGCGCGCGCTGGCCCGAGTCCGCGACCTCGTCGCCGACGAGGTGCTCAGCATCCCCCAAGGGCGCCCCTTCCCGCTCCAACGATTCGCCGAAGCCGTCACGCTCGCCGAAGCACCCGCACACGGCACCAAGCCCCTGTTCGTCCTCGAAGACGACCGGGCCGAGAACGGAAATCAGAGAGCGGCCGGGTAG
- a CDS encoding TetR/AcrR family transcriptional regulator, translating into MSRDATPPAPPGLREAKKQETRQLISDVATDLFLSQGFEQTTIAEIAAAARVAKKTVTNYFPRKEDLALDHQDTFVASLAATVSGRQAGESVLTALRRAFADAAAAADPVAGFSGPGFAHMIADSPTLSARLRELHDLREAALAAALADTTGTPRGDITPRTAAALLGAVHRTLFQRIQELTLAGQDNAGISATVIAEADRAFGLLESSLADYASVGTAGSPPRAVTRPDREPKKP; encoded by the coding sequence ATGTCGCGCGACGCCACCCCGCCCGCGCCCCCAGGGCTGCGAGAAGCGAAGAAGCAAGAGACCCGGCAGCTCATCTCCGATGTCGCCACCGACCTGTTCCTCAGTCAGGGCTTCGAGCAGACCACCATCGCCGAGATCGCCGCCGCCGCGCGGGTGGCGAAGAAGACGGTGACCAACTACTTCCCGCGCAAAGAGGACCTGGCCCTGGACCACCAGGACACCTTCGTCGCGTCCCTGGCCGCTACGGTGAGCGGCCGTCAGGCAGGCGAGTCCGTCCTGACCGCCCTGCGCCGTGCCTTCGCCGACGCGGCCGCCGCAGCCGACCCGGTCGCCGGATTCTCCGGCCCCGGTTTCGCCCACATGATCGCCGACAGCCCCACCCTCTCGGCCCGCCTGCGTGAGCTGCACGACCTGCGAGAGGCCGCCTTGGCCGCCGCCTTGGCGGACACCACCGGCACACCCCGCGGCGACATCACCCCCCGCACCGCCGCCGCCCTGCTCGGCGCCGTACACCGCACCCTGTTCCAGCGCATCCAGGAACTCACCCTCGCCGGCCAGGACAACGCCGGAATCTCCGCCACCGTCATCGCGGAGGCGGACCGCGCCTTCGGCCTGCTGGAGTCCTCGCTCGCCGACTACGCCTCGGTCGGTACGGCCGGCAGCCCACCGCGGGCCGTCACGCGGCCCGACAGGGAACCGAAGAAGCCATAA
- a CDS encoding VOC family protein, with translation MRITASTVSLTVDDVAASKRFFTTHLGYVEQAAAEGFASLSRDDDAVDVVLLARGTEVLPADQRDRHAGGLILAFTTSGIEHEEKRLRAEGVEITMPLREEPWGERLFQIADPNGVIVQFVEWATPSGPEHA, from the coding sequence TTGCGGATCACCGCGTCCACCGTCTCGCTCACCGTCGACGACGTCGCCGCCTCGAAGCGGTTCTTCACCACCCACCTCGGCTACGTGGAGCAGGCCGCCGCCGAGGGGTTCGCCTCCCTTTCACGCGACGACGACGCTGTGGACGTCGTCCTCCTCGCCCGCGGCACCGAGGTGCTGCCGGCCGACCAACGCGACCGGCACGCCGGCGGCCTGATCCTCGCCTTCACCACCTCCGGCATCGAGCACGAGGAGAAACGGCTGCGGGCCGAGGGCGTTGAGATCACCATGCCACTGCGGGAGGAGCCCTGGGGTGAACGCCTCTTCCAGATCGCCGACCCCAACGGCGTGATCGTTCAGTTCGTCGAGTGGGCCACCCCGTCCGGCCCCGAGCACGCTTGA
- a CDS encoding Hsp20/alpha crystallin family protein: MLMRTDPFRELDRLAQQLMSPGTWSRPSPMPMDAYREGDQYVVALDIPGVSADAIDIDVERNMLTVKAERRPVTKADDVQMELSERPLGVFSRQLVLADTLDTEHIQADYDAGVLTLRIPIAERAKPRKIAIGVGSGRKEISG; this comes from the coding sequence ATGTTGATGCGCACTGACCCCTTCCGTGAGCTGGACCGGCTGGCCCAGCAGCTGATGAGTCCGGGCACCTGGTCGCGGCCGTCCCCCATGCCGATGGACGCCTACCGCGAGGGTGACCAGTACGTGGTGGCCCTGGACATCCCCGGCGTCAGCGCGGACGCGATCGACATCGACGTCGAACGCAACATGCTGACCGTCAAGGCGGAGCGCCGGCCCGTGACGAAGGCCGACGACGTGCAGATGGAGCTGTCGGAACGGCCGCTGGGTGTCTTCTCCCGCCAGCTCGTGCTCGCCGACACGCTGGACACCGAGCACATCCAGGCCGACTACGACGCAGGTGTGCTCACCCTGCGCATCCCGATCGCCGAGCGCGCCAAGCCCCGCAAGATCGCCATCGGCGTCGGATCCGGCCGCAAGGAGATCTCCGGCTGA